ccctccctctctcaaTACCCCATTTCGTTGTGCCGCCCGCGTCCTTTGGTAAGCGCCGACGATGAGCTCCAAAAAGTACCAGCTGGACGCTGCCGCGTTCGAGGACAAGCCCGAGAGCCAGTCCGATGAGGAGATGACCCCACAGAAgcctcagcgccgccagtCTGTGCTGTCGAAGGCCGTGAGCGAGCATGATGAGCGCGCGACGGGGCCCGCGACAGACCTGCTACCGCCGTCGAAGGGCTTGAcgacagaggaggcggaggagctgctgacgAAGTACGGGCGCAACGAGCTGCCGGAGAAGAAGACGCCGAGCTGGCTGATCTATGTGCGCGGTCTGTGGGGCCCGATGCCTGCCGCGCTGTGGATTGCAATCATCATCGAGTTTGCGCTGGAGAACTGGCCCGACGGCGCCATCCTGCTCGCCATCCAGATCGCGAACGCGACGATTGGGTGGTACGAGACGATCAAGgccggcgacgccgttgctgccCTGAAGAACTCGCTGAAGCCGATCGCGACTGTGTACCGCGACTCGAAGTGGCAGCAGATTgacgcagcggtgctggtgcctgGCGACCTTGTGAAGCTTGCTTCTGGCTCCGCGGTGCCTGCGGACTGCAGCATCAACGAGGGCGTGATCGACGTGGACGAGGCTGCGCTAACGGGCGAGTCGCTGCCCGTGACGATGGGCCCGGAGCACATGCCGAAGATGGGGTCGAACGTTGTGCgcggcgaggtggagggcaCGGTGCAGTACACCGGCTCGCTGACGTTCTTCGGAAAaaccgccgcgctgctgcagtctGTGGAGTCGGATCTGGGCAACATCCACGTGATTCTCAGGCGTGTGATGTTCTCGCTGTGCGCGATCTCGTTCCTGCTGTGCATGTGCTGCTTCATCTACCTGCTGGCAAGGTTCTACGAGACGTtccgccacgcgctgcagttcgcggtggtggtgctggtggtgtcGATCCCGATTGCCCTGGAGATTGtggtgacgacgacgctggcggtggGGTCGAAGCACCTGTCGAAGCACAAGATCATCGTGACGAAGCTGTCGGCGATCGAGATGATGTCCGGCGTGAACATGCTGTGCTCGGACAAGACGGGGACGCTGACGCTGAACAAGATGGAGATCCAGGAGCAGTGCTTCACGTTCGAGGAGGGCAACGATCTGAAATCgacgctggtgctggcggcacTTGCTGCGAAGTGGCGCGAGCCGCCGCGTGATGCGCTGGACACGATGGTGCTGGGCGCGGCGGACCTGGACGAGTGCGACAACTACCAGCAGCTGAACTTTGTGCCGTTCGACCCGACGACGAAGCGCACTGCGGCGACGCTTGTGgaccggcgcagcggcgagaagTTCGACGTGACGAAGGGCGCGCCGCACGTGATCCTGCAGATGGTGTACAACCAGGACGAGATCAACGATGAGGTGGTGGACATCATCGACAGCCTGGCTGCGCGCGGTGTCCGCTGCCTGTCTGTGGCGAAGACGGATCAGCAGGGCCGCTGGCACATGGCCGGCATTCTGACGTTCCTGGACCCGCCGCGCCCGGACACGAAGGATACGATCCGTCGCAGCAAGGAGTACGGCGTGGACGTGAAGATGATCACTGGCGACCACTTGCTGATCGCAAAGGAGATGTGCCGCATGCTGGACCTCGACCCGAACATCCTGACGGCGGACAAGCTGCCGCAGATCAAGGACGCGAACGACCTGCCGGAAGACCTCGGCGAGAAGTACGGCGACATGATGCTGTCCGTTGGCGGGTTTGCGCAGGTGTTCCCGGAGCACAAGTTCATGATTgtggagacgctgcgccagcgcgggtACACGTGTGCGATGACGGGCGACGGCGTGAACGACGCGCCTGCGCTGAAGCGCGCCGACGTGGGCATTGCGGTGCACGGTGCGACGgatgctgcgcgcgctgcggcggacaTGGTGCTGACGGAGCCCGGTCTGagcgtggtggtggaggccaTGCTTGTCTCGCGTGAGGTGTTCCAGCGCATGCTGTCGTTCCTGACGTACCGCATCTCTGCGACGCTACAGCTTGTGTGCTTCTTCTTCATTGCGTGCTTCAGCCTGACGCCGAAGGCCTACGGCAGCGTGGATCCGCACTTCCAGTTCTTCCACCTGCCCGTGCTGATGTTCATGCTGATCACACTGCTGAACGACGGCTGCCTGATGACGATCGGCTACGACCACGTGATCCCGTCTGAGCGGCCGCAGAAGTGGAATTTGCCGGTGGTGTTCGTGAGCGCGTCGATCCTGGCGGCGGTCGCGTGTGGGTCgtcgctgatgctgctgtgGATCGGCCTGGAGGGCTACAGCTCGCAGTACTACGAGAACTCGTGGTTCCGCCACCTtggcctcgcgcagctgccgcagggCAAGCTGGTGACGATGATGTACCTGAAGATCTCGATTTCGGACTTCCTGACGCTGTTCTCGTCACGCACGGGTGGCCACTTCTTCTTCTCCATGGCGCCAAGCCCGATCCTGTTCTGTGGCGCGATCATCTCGCTACTGGTATCGACGATGGCTGCGTCGTTCTGGCACAAGTCGAGGCCGGACAACGTGCTGACGGAGGGTCTCGCGTGGGGCCAGACGAATgcggagaagctgctgccactgtgGGTGTGGATCTACTGCATTGTGTGGTGGATCGTGCAGGATGTCGTGAAGGTCTTGGCGCACATCTGCATGGACGCCGTGGACCTGTTTGGGTGCGTGTCAGAAGCTTCGGGCTCCGGGCCGATCAAGCCATACAGTGACGGCACGGAGGGTAACGGGGTCGCGCCGGTCAAGAAGTCTGCTGCGACGTCGGCGGAGAAGGCTCTGAACTTGAGCGTTTCCAGCGCGTCGCACAAGGCACTGGAGGGCATGCGGGAGGATACGCACTCGCCGATAGAGGAGGCCAGCCCCGTGAACGTGTACGTGTCCCGCGATAAGCAGTAgcgccgcacgtgcgtggAAGCAATGTGGGGGtggtgtgtgtttgtgtgcacgCTTGGGGAGGTGCAGACACCAACAGGATAGCGGACGGCGGAACAGGTCGGAGTGGCTCTGCACCTGAGAATTCGTGGCGGCATCACTAATATGAACAGCGAGAGAAAAAAAGTAGAGGCGCTGAGAAGGCCTTCCCATTCGTGAGGCCTTCTCAGCTCTCTCGAGTTGTTTCACGTTTTGTGTGTCTTTGTCGGCGCCATCACCGCAGGCTGTCTGTCCCCCTGGTTCTCTCTTGGGCTTGCCGTTgcatgtgtgcctgtgccctCTCATCGCACTGACTGTTGCTCTGTGGTATCCTCAAGGTGCACACCCAAAAAGACTACAGCCGACCCACCCACGCTCTCTGTcgctctgcctgtgtgtgtgggtggggtttgtggcgtgggtgggtgtgtggcgTGCATCCGAGGATCTTGTGTAGTGCGACGTTAGCGGACTCGTAGCTTTATgtttttgcttttttttgttttcagTGTAACTGTTgacgaacaaaaaagaatGTGCGCGAAGAACCCGCGAAAGGGGTGGAGGCGATGCCCTGTCCTCGCACCCACTTTGTGCGCGGGTGCCCCGGTGCCAATGCATTGATGCAtctgctgcgcgagcgtggGCGATGTGCACATCATTGGTGAGGTGTTGGGGAGGAAGGCGCTGATAATTATGGCGACGCACGGTGGATGTTAAAATAGATGTGTACCGAAATGCAGGCGCACCCGCTGACACGTACAGCCGGAGACACCTATGCGTGTGAGTATGCACACATTCACGGCGGAGCATCGGCTgtgagagagggtggggagagagaggcttATCATCTGTCGTCGTACCCTATGGGGAAGCGTGAGGCGCAGAAACGGAGTGATGCTGCTCGCTGCGGTGTCGCTCGCGAGTTTTTGTTTCTCGTGGGTGCATTCGTTgatctctttctctcgctctctctctctctttctctctttctctctctctctctccggtCCTCCCTTCATGTGTGCTGCgagcgcgtgtgtacgtgcgtgtatgtgaTGTGGATGCTGAGGTGCCGCAACGCTGCCCCTGCGCGTTTCTCTTGTCTTTTCGCCAGTAGGAGTAGCTGAGCAGAGGAGGTTCATCTATCGtcttattttttttttttctcgcttgttttgttttcgcgtcagaggtgtgtgtgtgtgtgtgcgcgtgcgtctgtctCCTGTGCAGATGTGCTGCGTGCTCGTGAAGAGGAATTCGACCGAGTCGTCGTCTCGAGAGCGCCGTGGCTGCGATGGGCAGATGTAAACACAGAGAAACGTAAACATAATATCGCGAGGCAGTGTACTTAAAGTGAACCTCAACGCTGTACCGCCCCACCCCAAGCTAATGATGCCATGAAGCAACGACTGAACCAACAAACAACACCATCAGCTGTGCgaagaggggtggagggACGGGGTGCCGAAGCGGGCCGCCCTTTCCCACCGTCGTTGCCTGCACGTGTTTTTGTATTGAACCATGCGCACATTTCCCCGGGCACCTCTCCTGTCCAGGCGATCCAGCGTCTGCCGGTGGCTTGCATATGATTTTGTGAGTGCTGTCGAGGGCGCGCGTTGTATGGCGTGCGTCTGCACCCGCTCCTGGGCAGTTTGTCTTTGTATTTGCTATCTCTGCACGTCGTGCCCTTCCCTTTTCCCCCCACCCGTCGACTTTCTCCCGTTCTTCGACGTGCCCGCGCCAACGCTCTCTATCAGTGTGCGCCCAAAACGGATCTAATCCTCTCTGTCGTTCCTCTTCGCACCAACGCAGTTATTATTTTGTGCCACGCAGATATACACGTCCACAGACAtacaggcacacagagacaccaAAACCGAATAAACGCGTATCCTCTTCACGAGCGACCCATACACTTGCAAGCtaacaacaaaagaaagagagaatAGTGACGCACCACAAAaaggtgccgccgcagaACAACCACTCGTTCTTGTGCTCGCGCTCTCGTTCCCCGTGTCCGCCGGTTTCTCCTTTCTGGTTCAGGGGTCTTGGCTGTCGCATCAGTGCGTCGTCTAGCTGCTGATAGGGAACCGTCGTAACATACTATACACACGCTCCCCCGACACACCCCGCTAGAGTTACACGCCCTCTTcttgccctccctctctcaaTACCCCATTTCGTTGTGCCGCCCGCGTCCTTTGGTAAGCGCCGACGATGAGCTCCAAAAAGTACCAGCTGGACGCTGCCGCGTTCGAGGACAAGCCCGAGAGCCAGTCCGATGAGGAGATGACCCCACAGAAgcctcagcgccgccagtCTGTGCTGTCGAAGGCCGTGAGCGAGCATGATGAGCGCGCGACGGGGCCCGCGACAGACCTGCTACCGCCGTCGAAGGGCTTGAcgacagaggaggcggaggagctgctgacgAAGTACGGGCGCAACGAGCTGCCGGAGAAGAAGACGCCGAGCTGGCTGATCTATGTGCGCGGTCTGTGGGGCCCGATGCCTGCCGCGCTGTGGATTGCAATCATCATCGAGTTTGCGCTGGAGAACTGGCCCGACGGCGCCATCCTGCTCGCCATCCAGATCGCGAACGCGACGATTGGGTGGTACGAGACGATCAAGgccggcgacgccgttgctgccCTGAAGAACTCGCTGAAGCCGATCGCGACTGTGTACCGCGACTCGAAGTGGCAGCAGATTgacgcagcggtgctggtgcctgGCGACCTTGTGAAGCTTGCTTCTGGCTCCGCGGTGCCTGCGGACTGCAGCATCAACGAGGGCGTGATCGACGTGGACGAGGCTGCGCTAACGGGTGAGTCGCTGCCCGTGACGATGGGCCCGGAGCACATGCCGAAGATGGGGTCGAACGTTGTGCgcggcgaggtggagggcaCGGTGCAGTACACCGGCTCGCTGACGTTCTTCGGAAAaaccgccgcgctgctgcagtctGTGGAGTCGGATCTGGGCAACATCCACGTGATTCTCAGGCGTGTGATGTTCTCGCTGTGCGCGATCTCGTTCCTGCTGTGCATGTGCTGCTTCATCTACCTGCTGGCAAGGTTCTACGAGACGTtccgccacgcgctgcagttcgcggtggtggtgctggtggtgtcGATCCCGATTGCCCTGGAGATTGtggtgacgacgacgctggcggtggGGTCGAAGCACCTGTCGAAGCACAAGATCATCGTGACGAAGCTGTCGGCGATCGAGATGATGTCCGGCGTGAACATGCTGTGCTCGGACAAGACGGGGACGCTGACGCTGAACAAGATGGAGATCCAGGAGCAGTGCTTCACGTTCGAGGAGGGCAACGATCTGAAATCgacgctggtgctggcggcacTTGCTGCGAAGTGGCGCGAGCCGCCGCGTGATGCGCTGGACACGATGGTGCTGGGCGCGGCGGACCTGGACGAGTGCGACAACTACCAGCAGCTGAACTTTGTGCCGTTCGACCCGACGACGAAGCGCACTGCGGCGACGCTTGTGgaccggcgcagcggcgagaagTTCGACGTGACGAAGGGCGCGCCGCACGTGATCCTGCAGATGGTGTACAACCAGGACGAGATCAACGATGAGGTGGTGGACATCATCGACAGCCTGGCTGCGCGCGGTGTCCGCTGCCTGTCTGTGGCGAAGACGGATCAGCAGGGCCGCTGGCACATGGCCGGTATTCTGACGTTCCTGGACCCGCCGCGCCCGGACACGAAGGATACGATCCGTCGCAGCAAGGAGTACGGCGTGGACGTGAAGATGATCACTGGCGACCACTTGCTGATCGCAAAGGAGATGTGCCGCATGCTGGACCTCGACCCGAACATCCTGACGGCGGACAAGCTGCCGCAGATCAAGGACGCGAACGACCTGCCGGAAGACCTCGGCGAGAAGTACGGCGACATGATGCTGTCCGTTGGCGGGTTTGCGCAGGTGTTCCCGGAGCACAAGTTCATGATTgtggagacgctgcgccagcgcgggtACACGTGTGCGATGACGGGCGACGGCGTGAACGACGCGCCTGCGCTGAAGCGCGCCGACGTGGGCATTGCGGTGCACGGTGCGACGgatgctgcgcgcgctgcggcggacaTGGTGCTGACGGAGCCCGGTCTGagcgtggtggtggaggccaTGCTTGTCTCGCGTGAGGTGTTCCAGCGCATGCTGTCGTTCCTGACGTACCGCATCTCTGCGACGCTACAGCTTGTGTGCTTCTTCTTCATTGCGTGCTTCAGCCTGACGCCGAAGGCCTACGGCAGCGTGGATCCGCACTTCCAGTTCTTCCACCTGCCCGTGCTGATGTTCATGCTGATCACACTGCTGAACGACGGCTGCCTGATGACGATCGGCTACGACCACGTGATCCCGTCTGAGCGGCCGCAGAAGTGGAATTTGCCGGTGGTGTTCGTGAGCGCGTCGATCCTGGCGGCGGTCGCGTGTGGGTCgtcgctgatgctgctgtgGATCGGCCTGGAGGGCTACAGCTCGCAGTACTACGAGAACTCGTGGTTCCGCCACCTtggcctcgcgcagctgccgcagggCAAGCTGGTGACGATGATGTACCTGAAGATCTCGATTTCGGACTTCCTGACGCTGTTCTCGTCACGCACGGGTGGCCACTTCTTCTTCTCCATGGCGCCAAGCCCGATCCTGTTCTGTGGCGCGATCATCTCGCTACTGGTATCGACGATGGCTGCGTCGTTCTGGCACAAGTCGAGGCCGGACAACGTGCTGACGGAGGGTCTCGCGTGGGGCCAGACGAATgcggagaagctgctgccactgtgGGTGTGGATCTACTGCATTGTGTGGTGGATCGTGCAGGATGTCGTGAAGGTCTTGGCGCACATCTGCATGGACGCCGTGGACCTGTTTGGGTGCGTGTCAGAAGCTTCGGGCTCCGGGCCGATCAAGCCATACAGTGACGGCACGGAGGGTAACGGGGTCGCGCCGGTCAAGAAGTCTGCTGCGACGTCGGCGGAGAAGGCTCTGAACTTGAGCGTTTCCAGCGCGTCGCACAAGGCACTGGAGGGCATGCGGGAGGATACGCACGTGCCGAATGAGGGTGCCAGCCCCGTGAACGTGTACGTGTCCCGCGATAAGCAGTAgcgccgcacgtgcgtggAAGCAATGTGGGGGCGGCGGGAGCGGAGGGGGCCGTGCTGTACGTAGGGCTGATGTACATGGAGGGTTCAGGGTGTGCTTGAGTTGTAACTGTGTCCGATGTGGTTGTTGGATGCTGTGACGCCCTGTTTAATGTGGCAGCGTCTTCAACCACCGCTTCGTGCCGTGTGTGTTTGACCTCTCTGTGGAGGGCTGCCAGCAGGGCGCCATCGCATGCGTGCTGCGTCGCAGGGCGGGCGGAGCATGgcgtgtgcaggtgtgctGCGAGTGTGCGTCTGCTATTATTATTATTACCACAGGTGCAGGCATGCATCATTATTCAAGGCCTCTGGTCGGTATACCGGGTGAAAACGAGGCGCGACACTGCCGGCCTCTTTCTTCTTTATCAGTTGCTTGTTgccggaggtgctgcgggcTCCCCGAGTTGCCCCACGTTTTTTGCCAATGCCTTGCTAACACGTCTGCTGTCATGCGTGTATGCGCATGTGCAGCGGACTGCGCTGTTGCGCTTCTTcgctttgttgttgtttcggtCCGAGGGTGCTCCCTTCGACACTTTCCTTTTGGTTTTCCGGTTCACCGAGCCGGGTGAAGGtggtcgccgctgccccgtCGCGCGAGGCATGCACAAGTGCACCACACGGCTCCCCCTCCTCGAAGCGTTGCTTTCTCGCGCTCTGACGCTGCTCGGCCGCGACGCATGGCACGTGGGCGCCCAAACGGACGCTGGGTCCTCCcccaaacaacaacaacaaaaaacgtGTCCATTGCTTTGCTTCGTGGCCCCCAAATACGTCCGCGACGTTCGTGAAGGAGGCGGGGGAAGCTGCGGAGGctgcagacggcggcggcggtggtgcggatGGTTTGGTGCGTCTTCCGCTTTTGCCTTaccctcttttttttttttgctgtctCCCTCTGCTGAGGGAGGAACGAAAATGGCGTGGCCGCCAGTGCACGCGGAGCGGCTTGAATATGCCTGCCACCGCCATTCTCCCGACACCGTTCCTTCCCAGGTCTTCCTTTATGGAAGAAGGAAGCGGGCTTGAGGGAGCGTTAATGGACAGGCTAACCCATAAGACGCggtccttctcttccttgtcTGATGACTCATACTTTCTCACCTCCTTGCTTGCTCGCTTTCTCTATCTCCCCGCTTCGCTCTcatgccccctctcccccgctATGTCGTTGATGAACTGCGCCGCTCTGGCGGATACTTCACTTTGCAGGCCTATCAAAGGCTGTGAGCATGCACGCGTATCTGGGCGGCAGTGTTGGTAGCGTGGAAGGGAGGGAATGAGGGAAGGGCCGGGCAAGAGGACTCGAATCGTCGCAATCAGCGTCTGCTTttctctgttgttgtttgctgCTTGTATTATAAGCTTTTTAAACCTCTCCGCTCTCGAACTCGCCAGCATTATGAGCACGAGAATGTGCAGCCAGCAGGGCTGGGAATGTtagcgcgcgtgtgggtgaGGAGTGAGCAAAGAGGCGTTGGCGGAGTGGAGTAGATGCTCGACTCCTTTTTTTCGACTGCTGGAGAGCTCCATCCCCACCACGGCCTTCTCCCTTCCGCCGTGTACTTGTCTCTTATCTCTCTTctcacacacagacacacacacacctcttccccctcctcctttctcaTGGCCACCGCATgagcgtgtgcgggtggtggtggtgtgtgcgctcgTGTGAGTGCCTCTTGAGTTGGTCCGGTGCGAGGGAGACCAACCAGGTGAGCGAGCGTGCCGAAGAGAAGCTAAGCGGCGGACAATGatgggtggaggaggagggggccgAGCTAAGGGACCACCCACAGCTGAAGGTCCTCTCCCTGAAATCAACGTCACGCATTATTCCACTCTCCTTCGCTTTCGATGCTTCTTTTTCCTGTGTTCCGCGTTTGCatttgtttttctttgcttctTCACTCCCAATCAACCGCgtccccccctcttcctcgctgtCTCTTCTCTGCATTGCACCGCTCGTTGCCCTATCTCCTGCCCCCTCTTCGCCACACCcatgtgtgagtgtgtgtgcatgtggtGTGTCGTATTCTTCGTTCATGCCTGACACGTcgcgagagagcgagtggGGTGATCGTTATGATGGTGATAGTGGTGATGACGGTGAACGCAGAACACAGATCCAGAGTTAGCAAGGCGAAACTCCAACCCCTAAAGAGTGTCCCACGAAAAGTAAAACTAAGAGCCGAAATAGAGGACAATAAACCACTCCCAGTGACCAAGTAACGAGAAGCCGGAAGAGGGCGGGTgcgaaggggaggggggagggcctCGAGGCAAGCAGGCGACTCCAGAGCGGAGAACCTGGAActtctttcctcccccttccactccctcccccagGCAGCCCTACGACACCGCACGAGCAGATGCATAGGCCCACGTACATTTTGTGTGCGCACAATAATGGGTGCGGGCAGGGgagctgccggtgctgtcCAGCAGACGCCGGAATATACCTGCCTCGTTTTGTAAGGGAGCGCGTTTGCTGCCTCTGTGCCGCTGTCTGGTGAACGCCTGCCAGCTTCACGCAAGGCTGGGTGTGAAGGAACACCAGGTGGAGTCTCCCGAGCGATGTCAAGggcccttccccctctcctcgaTGAGGGGGCACATGGAATGCTCGTGTAGCTGGCACACCAGCAGTTCTCTCTACTTGTCTCTTTGTGCACGCTGCCTTCTTCCACGTCTCTTCACCCACAACACTGCACATGCCCATGTGCATGTATCTGcacttttttgttgtgttcTTCTGACATTGTCCGGCCCCTGTCGACGGGGGAGACACCTCCGTGCGTGGTAACTCCGGACCCCGTGCCCCCCGCCCAGAGTGGGTcgaggtggggggggggaggcccagcagcagccctaTCCCTGCCACACGTCGAGgcacctctggtggtggcagggccaAGCACCTAGGACGTAGGGGGGGGAGGCCCgagcgctgcatcgctcctgatgtcggcggccaggtcgtggatggcgtggTGTCGGAGCTGTctgcgacagtgcacacGTCTGAGCCATTCACATGATAGGCAGAGCGTCAGCGTGGCTCGAGCGTGTCTcccaccccccgccccctcactgcccactggtggagggaggggcctGGGTGTCCCCGCCGAGGGGGACGCGCCGGGTGGCGTTTGAGGCCGAGGCTGCCCACTCCGATGGCTGAGTGGGCGCACGGCTGTGCCGCGTGTCTAGGGCTGCTTCACGCCACGCGACGGGCCTTTGGCGGGCCGGGTAGAGCTGAGTCGAGGTCGTGCTCTGTGGCAGCGACATGGGCCGGTTGAAACGAGAAAGTGCTTGTACGCGTGTGCCCAGCTCGTTGAGGTGCATCAGTACGCCTCGTAGCAGCGGTTGCACCACTCATTAGCGACAGGGAAGTGATAAGGGCGAGGGGTGTGAAACGTGACTTTGTTTGTGGCTTTACCCCACACGCTGAATGCTGGGGTGAGCGAGAGAGGTAGCGCGACCTACGCGCTCTGTGTTAGCCTTTCCTATTGCGTCTGCTCTTGTCTGCAACTCGCCATGACCACAACGAACGCTTCACCAGAAGGGCAGAGCGGAGGAAGGATGCTGCAGGATGGCGAAGAAGTAATCATCGCAGGGGCCGCAGCCCTGCTCCAACAGGTCATCTTTAGGTGCCTCATGTGGGCACGTACACACATAACGCATCGCTCTTCCACGagccctccctctcttcctccctcttcggCTTGTTCCTCGATCGCCTAGTTTCGTTCTCGTGCTCAGGTTTGAACTCACTGCTTTATTTTCCGCTGCATTATCGTAAAGTGgcacccccctctcctcgccaCCGTCTCCGCCTCGCCTTTCTCGGTAGAGACGCCTGCGTTTTTCGCGTTTGGAGTGTTTTCTGTGTATGCACGCAACGGTATCGAGGACCATTCTAGTACACCGGGTCTTGCAGTCTTCATGTCGTTGCCTAGCAACGGCAACGACCACGGTATTGCGAACGCGCCCACGGTGGCAAACAATGCCACCGCGACCGgggcgcacgcacccccgGCAAGCATCGGCAACCAGACACCGACGCTGAGGCTGTCAGCGCTCACAACCAGGGGAGCAGAGGCAGAAGCAGCGAACGGCGCACTGTGTATCGCCGACGGTGGTGtgtcgcagcagctgcccgcACGTGTGGCTTTCCCAACGGGGagagcgacgacgatggcaCCGCTTACAaccttcccctccccgcgtGGCCCTGCGGCGGCAACCGCATCGTCACAGGAGAGCGTCAGCGTCATTGTGCGCTTGAAGGGGGCCCCAAAGTTCTCTTCTtccacggcgctgctctcTTACACGGTGGAGGATGGCACACTTGCGACACCACGGGTGTCCTGCCGCCCCTCCTCGCAGGACTACGGATCCGCCTCTCCTCGTCTGCACACCCCGCGCGGAGCTctcggctgcggcagcgcggcagagcCGTCCGTCGCTACGTCGACATCCTTTCccggcgctgacggaggcgctgatgtcgccgctgctgcatgtACGGAAGCCTCCAAATCCCCTGTGCTGCCAGTATCGCAGCCCAGGGTGTTCGCGTCTTTGCCGACGCAGACGTCGAAGCAGCAACCCTTGACCCCTGCCTCTCCAACAATGAACTCGTCACCGCGGCCGAGCCTCTTCGCAGCCGAGGCCCCGGCTACGCACCACCAACAAGAGGACCGCAGCCCCggtgccagcgccgtgctgagtggcgcggctgtggcTGGCCGGAGCATCGGCTCACACGGCCGCGTGCTCACCATCACCTTTCCCAACATGAGGGAGCGCCGAAAGTATGAGTTTGGCGAGGTTTTGGAGCCCGAGGTGACGAACGCGGCCATGTGCGAGCGCCTCATCCCCTCCGTCATGGAGCAGATGGCGGCTGGCTTcaatgtgtgcgtgctgtgcTATGGTCAAACCGGGAGCGGCAAGACGTACACGATGAACGCGCTGGCTCCAGCCGTTGCCGAGGAAGTCTTTCGTTCCCTCGACGTGAACAACGAGGTGGTGGAGATGAGCTACATACAGATCTACAACAACAAAGCCTACAACCTGCTTGACGGTGCCCGCTCTGGCAAGCTGGGTGCCGAGCTGTCACGACCGCTgacgagcagcaccggcaccggcaaCAGCGGTGGTAACAGCTGCTCTGCCAGTGCCTCAGAGCCCAAGGTTCTGATCCGGAGCAGTGCTGAGATGCTCGCCAAGACGAAGGCAGCGTTGCGACTGCGcgtgacgcacgc
This DNA window, taken from Leishmania major strain Friedlin complete genome, chromosome 18, encodes the following:
- the H1A-2 gene encoding putative P-type H+-ATPase; protein product: MSSKKYQLDAAAFEDKPESQSDEEMTPQKPQRRQSVLSKAVSEHDERATGPATDLLPPSKGLTTEEAEELLTKYGRNELPEKKTPSWLIYVRGLWGPMPAALWIAIIIEFALENWPDGAILLAIQIANATIGWYETIKAGDAVAALKNSLKPIATVYRDSKWQQIDAAVLVPGDLVKLASGSAVPADCSINEGVIDVDEAALTGESLPVTMGPEHMPKMGSNVVRGEVEGTVQYTGSLTFFGKTAALLQSVESDLGNIHVILRRVMFSLCAISFLLCMCCFIYLLARFYETFRHALQFAVVVLVVSIPIALEIVVTTTLAVGSKHLSKHKIIVTKLSAIEMMSGVNMLCSDKTGTLTLNKMEIQEQCFTFEEGNDLKSTLVLAALAAKWREPPRDALDTMVLGAADLDECDNYQQLNFVPFDPTTKRTAATLVDRRSGEKFDVTKGAPHVILQMVYNQDEINDEVVDIIDSLAARGVRCLSVAKTDQQGRWHMAGILTFLDPPRPDTKDTIRRSKEYGVDVKMITGDHLLIAKEMCRMLDLDPNILTADKLPQIKDANDLPEDLGEKYGDMMLSVGGFAQVFPEHKFMIVETLRQRGYTCAMTGDGVNDAPALKRADVGIAVHGATDAARAAADMVLTEPGLSVVVEAMLVSREVFQRMLSFLTYRISATLQLVCFFFIACFSLTPKAYGSVDPHFQFFHLPVLMFMLITLLNDGCLMTIGYDHVIPSERPQKWNLPVVFVSASILAAVACGSSLMLLWIGLEGYSSQYYENSWFRHLGLAQLPQGKLVTMMYLKISISDFLTLFSSRTGGHFFFSMAPSPILFCGAIISLLVSTMAASFWHKSRPDNVLTEGLAWGQTNAEKLLPLWVWIYCIVWWIVQDVVKVLAHICMDAVDLFGCVSEASGSGPIKPYSDGTEGNGVAPVKKSAATSAEKALNLSVSSASHKALEGMREDTHVPNEGASPVNVYVSRDKQ
- the H1A-1 gene encoding putative P-type H+-ATPase; amino-acid sequence: MSSKKYQLDAAAFEDKPESQSDEEMTPQKPQRRQSVLSKAVSEHDERATGPATDLLPPSKGLTTEEAEELLTKYGRNELPEKKTPSWLIYVRGLWGPMPAALWIAIIIEFALENWPDGAILLAIQIANATIGWYETIKAGDAVAALKNSLKPIATVYRDSKWQQIDAAVLVPGDLVKLASGSAVPADCSINEGVIDVDEAALTGESLPVTMGPEHMPKMGSNVVRGEVEGTVQYTGSLTFFGKTAALLQSVESDLGNIHVILRRVMFSLCAISFLLCMCCFIYLLARFYETFRHALQFAVVVLVVSIPIALEIVVTTTLAVGSKHLSKHKIIVTKLSAIEMMSGVNMLCSDKTGTLTLNKMEIQEQCFTFEEGNDLKSTLVLAALAAKWREPPRDALDTMVLGAADLDECDNYQQLNFVPFDPTTKRTAATLVDRRSGEKFDVTKGAPHVILQMVYNQDEINDEVVDIIDSLAARGVRCLSVAKTDQQGRWHMAGILTFLDPPRPDTKDTIRRSKEYGVDVKMITGDHLLIAKEMCRMLDLDPNILTADKLPQIKDANDLPEDLGEKYGDMMLSVGGFAQVFPEHKFMIVETLRQRGYTCAMTGDGVNDAPALKRADVGIAVHGATDAARAAADMVLTEPGLSVVVEAMLVSREVFQRMLSFLTYRISATLQLVCFFFIACFSLTPKAYGSVDPHFQFFHLPVLMFMLITLLNDGCLMTIGYDHVIPSERPQKWNLPVVFVSASILAAVACGSSLMLLWIGLEGYSSQYYENSWFRHLGLAQLPQGKLVTMMYLKISISDFLTLFSSRTGGHFFFSMAPSPILFCGAIISLLVSTMAASFWHKSRPDNVLTEGLAWGQTNAEKLLPLWVWIYCIVWWIVQDVVKVLAHICMDAVDLFGCVSEASGSGPIKPYSDGTEGNGVAPVKKSAATSAEKALNLSVSSASHKALEGMREDTHSPIEEASPVNVYVSRDKQ